In Nocardioides marinus, one DNA window encodes the following:
- a CDS encoding oligosaccharide repeat unit polymerase yields the protein MATVLFWTTIVTGAAGLWASSLNNAPGYVWIAAIIIGVATLSLGLTIREAKIDLLSPSVIFSLVWAIIFGIRPLLMASTGDTSLRDTYNFPAQLVNVELLALVGQLSFFGGVLLARDRTVSLTEERKVRRPLRFGQVVFLVLGAAGSVLGFQASLGGTSAYVYYLPLVLVPLANISLLSWLRSKNAGDIALCLVASAIFAMRFSLTGQRAFVLYLLLSLAAIFLLEKKRSPRLGTAVAAGAVLLVGVFYTLEVQRSELRGGARLEAELSAQAILGTLFQGGTTEMAPSMSALLATEGYLWQQRHGETLYTVLVHWVPSALWEGKPKTYDEDLYSRMFPEHYAVDKANTQFSVLGDFYSDSGWLGVGIGLGVMGYGLQAFYLTARSRRSDFVMLAYAATPALLLTTFRGNLALNFGIALFLVFPLFVMTRRADV from the coding sequence GTGGCGACGGTGCTTTTCTGGACGACAATTGTCACGGGGGCGGCCGGTTTGTGGGCCTCGTCGCTGAACAATGCTCCCGGTTATGTTTGGATCGCCGCCATCATCATTGGCGTGGCCACACTCTCGCTTGGACTGACTATTCGCGAGGCCAAGATCGACCTATTGTCGCCTTCAGTCATCTTTTCGCTAGTTTGGGCAATCATCTTCGGTATCCGCCCTCTTCTGATGGCGTCTACCGGCGACACCAGTTTGCGAGACACCTATAACTTTCCCGCTCAACTTGTAAACGTCGAGCTCTTAGCGCTTGTGGGGCAACTGTCGTTTTTCGGTGGCGTTCTTCTTGCCCGCGACCGAACAGTGTCTTTGACCGAAGAGCGAAAAGTCCGGCGCCCGCTTCGATTCGGTCAGGTCGTCTTCCTTGTGCTCGGGGCAGCAGGTTCCGTTCTCGGATTTCAGGCATCACTCGGTGGCACTTCCGCGTACGTCTACTACTTGCCCTTGGTTTTGGTGCCGCTTGCCAATATCTCGCTACTCTCGTGGTTGAGAAGCAAGAATGCTGGCGACATTGCCCTCTGTTTGGTAGCAAGTGCGATATTCGCAATGCGCTTCAGTCTGACTGGCCAGCGCGCATTTGTGTTGTATCTTCTGTTGTCGCTCGCTGCCATCTTCCTTCTCGAGAAGAAGCGGAGTCCACGCCTAGGAACTGCGGTCGCAGCTGGTGCCGTCCTCTTAGTGGGGGTGTTCTACACTCTTGAGGTCCAGCGCTCGGAACTTCGTGGGGGGGCAAGACTGGAGGCAGAATTGTCGGCTCAAGCGATCCTGGGGACGCTTTTTCAGGGCGGGACGACTGAGATGGCGCCTTCGATGTCTGCACTCCTTGCGACGGAGGGGTACCTGTGGCAGCAACGACACGGCGAAACTCTCTATACAGTTCTTGTCCACTGGGTGCCATCTGCCCTATGGGAAGGTAAGCCGAAAACTTACGACGAGGACTTGTATTCACGTATGTTTCCAGAGCACTATGCGGTCGACAAGGCGAATACGCAATTCTCAGTGTTGGGAGATTTCTATAGCGACTCCGGATGGTTAGGAGTCGGAATTGGCCTTGGTGTCATGGGGTACGGTCTGCAAGCCTTTTACCTCACCGCGAGATCCCGTCGGTCAGATTTTGTCATGTTGGCCTATGCCGCGACGCCCGCGCTTCTTCTTACAACCTTCCGAGGCAATCTGGCGTTGAACTTCGGGATCGCCCTTTTTCTAGTTTTCCCGCTCTTTGTCATGACTCGACGGGCGGATGTGTAG
- a CDS encoding NAD-dependent epimerase/dehydratase family protein encodes MTRRILVTGASGFIGTNLLRSLRQGSDVMGYDVKPPMDPQQWDLYRYGDIRDLKSLTRAYAEFDPDFVINLAARTDLGGRSLADYSANTVGVENVCEVSNERDVPTIYASSRLVFAIDHRPAGVFDYAPSTVYGESKIVGELVVRQRASHKWCIVRPTSIWGPWFGTPYGDFFKVVARGRFLKAAGLHPVKSFGYVGNIVAQISGMLGLEPSKWDRGVYWLKDREPLDMYGWSDEVARQLGRRPAPDVPRSVLQGLATLGDLLKATQFLEPPLTTFRLNNMLTDMVYEEKELYQLLPGPDPISVADGVAETVAWLRTR; translated from the coding sequence GTGACTCGTCGCATCCTGGTGACAGGTGCAAGTGGGTTCATTGGAACCAATCTATTGAGGAGCCTTCGGCAAGGGTCGGACGTCATGGGGTACGACGTGAAACCTCCGATGGATCCCCAACAATGGGATCTTTATCGCTACGGCGACATTCGCGATCTCAAGTCCTTGACGAGAGCGTACGCCGAGTTCGACCCCGATTTCGTGATCAACTTAGCGGCACGCACAGATCTCGGCGGCAGATCCTTGGCCGACTACTCGGCTAATACCGTCGGCGTTGAGAATGTTTGCGAAGTTTCGAATGAGCGCGACGTTCCGACGATTTATGCAAGTTCGCGTCTAGTGTTTGCGATAGATCACAGGCCGGCAGGGGTGTTTGATTATGCCCCCTCGACAGTTTATGGTGAATCCAAAATTGTCGGTGAATTGGTGGTACGACAGAGAGCTAGTCACAAGTGGTGCATAGTTCGTCCCACGTCGATCTGGGGTCCGTGGTTCGGCACGCCATACGGCGACTTCTTCAAAGTCGTGGCTCGGGGGCGTTTCCTCAAAGCAGCTGGCTTGCATCCAGTTAAGTCATTCGGATACGTGGGGAACATAGTCGCCCAAATCTCGGGAATGCTCGGCTTGGAGCCAAGCAAGTGGGACCGAGGCGTGTACTGGCTGAAGGACCGGGAACCTCTGGACATGTATGGTTGGTCAGATGAGGTCGCCCGGCAACTCGGGCGACGACCTGCGCCGGACGTGCCGAGGTCCGTCCTTCAGGGGCTTGCCACCCTGGGTGACCTGTTGAAGGCAACCCAATTCCTTGAGCCGCCGTTGACTACTTTTCGTCTCAATAACATGCTGACTGATATGGTTTACGAGGAGAAGGAACTCTATCAGTTGCTTCCGGGGCCGGACCCTATTTCGGTCGCCGACGGTGTAGCGGAGACAGTGGCATGGCTCCGGACTCGTTGA
- a CDS encoding sugar transferase yields the protein MTLLSETTSRWSGARSRYLRALPITALAIDIAIMVGIGLVAIVGRRELDIFTSSADVESSVTIAGPLIIAGWIATIALTGGYKRDLFGAGTDEYRRVFNASVIAAGLSGVGCYLAKYDLSRGFFLLAFGLGIPSLLVGRLLLRRAVQQARKHGSLRQRVLIAGSRSHVDEIAAVLRRETWLGYEVVGALTPEYDLAEETGSGVPVLGNTTEATQLVALAEADVIFFAGGSVGASSQFRSSLWELERHDVQVVIAPSVTDISGERINIRPVAGLPLIHIDPPTWSDASRWGKRTFDLVGSAVLLATFLPLLLFIAVQIKVHDRGPVLFHQTRTGKDGREFSCLKFRTMVVDAEARLAALQQEIGFSGGLFKMHDDPRVTAPGRWLRRFSLDELPQLINVLRGEMSLVGPRPPLPHEVETYDDRTSRRLHVRPGMTGLWQVSGRSDLTWAETVRLDLYYVDNWSMLQDLSILGRTISAVLGSRGAY from the coding sequence ATGACCCTCCTGTCGGAGACCACCAGCCGATGGTCTGGCGCCCGCAGCCGTTACCTCCGTGCCCTGCCGATCACGGCGCTGGCCATCGACATCGCCATCATGGTCGGCATCGGCCTCGTCGCCATCGTCGGTCGGCGTGAGCTCGACATCTTCACCTCGTCGGCCGACGTCGAGAGCAGCGTGACCATCGCCGGCCCGCTGATCATCGCCGGCTGGATCGCCACGATCGCCCTCACCGGCGGGTACAAGCGGGATCTCTTCGGAGCTGGGACAGATGAGTACCGGCGGGTCTTCAACGCGAGCGTGATCGCGGCCGGCCTCTCTGGCGTCGGCTGCTACTTGGCCAAGTACGACCTCTCCCGCGGCTTCTTCCTCCTCGCGTTCGGTCTCGGCATCCCGTCGCTTCTGGTCGGTCGGTTGCTCCTGCGCCGCGCGGTCCAGCAGGCTCGTAAGCACGGTTCACTGCGCCAGCGGGTGCTGATCGCCGGTAGCCGCTCGCACGTGGACGAGATCGCTGCCGTGCTCCGCCGGGAGACGTGGCTCGGCTACGAGGTCGTCGGGGCGCTCACTCCGGAGTACGACCTTGCCGAGGAGACGGGGTCAGGAGTCCCTGTTCTCGGCAACACCACCGAGGCTACGCAGTTGGTCGCCCTCGCCGAGGCCGACGTCATCTTCTTCGCGGGAGGGTCCGTTGGTGCCTCCAGCCAGTTCAGGAGCTCGCTGTGGGAGCTCGAGCGCCACGACGTCCAAGTGGTGATCGCCCCGAGCGTCACCGACATCTCCGGCGAGCGCATCAACATCCGCCCCGTGGCGGGACTTCCGCTCATCCACATCGACCCGCCAACGTGGTCCGACGCTTCCCGCTGGGGCAAGCGGACCTTCGACCTCGTGGGCTCCGCCGTGCTGCTCGCGACCTTCCTGCCGCTTCTGCTCTTCATCGCCGTGCAGATCAAAGTGCATGATCGCGGCCCCGTGCTCTTCCACCAGACTCGGACCGGAAAAGACGGCCGCGAGTTCTCCTGCCTGAAGTTTCGGACGATGGTCGTAGACGCCGAGGCCAGGCTTGCTGCACTGCAGCAGGAGATCGGCTTCTCTGGAGGCCTGTTCAAGATGCACGACGACCCACGAGTGACAGCTCCGGGTCGATGGCTGCGGCGCTTCTCGCTGGACGAGCTGCCTCAGCTCATTAACGTCCTCCGCGGAGAGATGAGCTTGGTGGGTCCACGCCCCCCCCTTCCACACGAGGTCGAGACTTACGACGATCGCACGTCCCGACGCCTGCACGTGCGGCCGGGCATGACTGGCTTGTGGCAGGTTTCTGGACGCTCAGACCTCACTTGGGCAGAGACAGTCCGCCTCGACCTCTACTACGTGGACAACTGGTCGATGCTGCAGGACCTGTCGATTCTGGGCCGGACGATCTCAGCGGTCCTTGGCAGTAGAGGTGCGTACTAG
- the cysD gene encoding sulfate adenylyltransferase subunit CysD produces MPDTHADYRLSQLDQLEAESIHIFREVAAEFEKPVLMFSGGKDSIVMLRLAEKAFYPAKIPFPMLQVDTGLDFPEVLQTRDNWVNRLGVNIVVASIDDAIANGVVVDDGKTSRNRLQIGTLLNAIEENGFTAAFGGGRRDEEKARAKERVYSHRDEFGQWDPKNQRPELWNLYNGRLHEGEHMRIFPISNWTELDVWSYIAREGIEIPSIYFSHQRRVFERGGMLMTETPLNPCKDGEVAEERTVRFRTCGDITLTGCVESTASTVEEIIEEIAVARVTERGATRGDDKFSEAAMEDRKKEGYF; encoded by the coding sequence ATGCCCGACACCCACGCCGACTACCGGCTGAGTCAGCTCGACCAGCTTGAGGCGGAGTCGATCCACATCTTCCGCGAGGTCGCGGCGGAGTTCGAGAAGCCGGTGCTGATGTTTAGCGGCGGCAAGGACTCCATCGTGATGCTCCGACTGGCCGAGAAGGCCTTCTACCCGGCGAAGATCCCCTTCCCGATGTTGCAGGTCGACACGGGCTTGGACTTCCCCGAGGTGCTCCAGACCCGTGACAATTGGGTCAACCGCCTGGGCGTCAACATCGTGGTCGCCAGCATCGACGACGCCATCGCCAACGGCGTGGTCGTCGACGACGGCAAGACCTCGCGCAACCGTCTGCAGATCGGCACGCTGCTCAACGCCATCGAGGAGAACGGCTTCACCGCCGCCTTCGGCGGAGGCCGGCGTGATGAGGAGAAGGCCCGCGCCAAGGAGCGCGTCTACTCCCACCGCGACGAGTTCGGCCAGTGGGACCCCAAGAACCAGCGCCCCGAGCTCTGGAACCTCTACAACGGCCGCCTCCACGAGGGCGAGCACATGCGGATCTTCCCGATCTCGAACTGGACCGAGCTCGACGTGTGGTCCTACATCGCCCGGGAGGGCATCGAGATTCCCTCGATCTACTTCTCCCACCAGCGGCGGGTCTTCGAGCGCGGCGGCATGTTGATGACCGAGACGCCGCTCAACCCGTGCAAGGACGGCGAGGTCGCCGAGGAGCGCACCGTCCGTTTCCGCACCTGTGGCGACATCACCCTCACCGGCTGCGTGGAGTCCACGGCCAGCACGGTGGAGGAGATCATCGAGGAGATCGCCGTCGCACGCGTCACCGAGCGTGGCGCCACACGCGGTGACGACAAGTTCTCCGAGGCCGCCATGGAAGACCGCAAGAAGGAGGGCTACTTCTGA
- a CDS encoding glycosyltransferase, which yields MTYLDSLGSYGGPLTVALSQCASLSERGHEVTLLMGWDGEAPISAPGISIKRHRAFRVTRSFFGTISPGLLLRYRKLARSHDVVHLHYSRDLVQVALPRLTPGRTPLVLQAHGMIVRDQRRVARLMDRIFVRYAYARAIHLTLTEREELEIANISRGPQLIESIRNGVTMPATRARWRERPRVIFLARLAPRKRAPAFVEMVRILAQRGLDAEFAIYGPDEGDLPEVRRMIESLPSGLIDYVGPVSPPNVASVYTDSSIYVLPSVNEPFPMSLLEAMSHGLPSVITDQTGISAELEGSAGVVVTDGTPESMAEGVLKLLETERVWAVCSDAAINTVQQYFSVEAVADTLENVYQAATDGGVWG from the coding sequence GTGACCTATCTCGACAGCCTCGGCAGCTATGGCGGACCGTTGACCGTCGCGCTTTCACAGTGCGCGTCGTTGTCCGAACGGGGACACGAGGTCACCTTGCTCATGGGCTGGGACGGAGAGGCCCCCATATCGGCGCCGGGCATCTCGATCAAGCGACATCGCGCTTTCCGAGTTACGAGGAGCTTCTTTGGCACGATCTCGCCGGGATTGCTGCTGCGCTATCGCAAACTTGCGCGGAGTCATGATGTGGTGCACCTCCACTACTCCCGAGACTTGGTTCAGGTGGCGTTACCTCGTCTGACGCCGGGACGGACCCCCCTGGTCTTGCAAGCGCACGGCATGATCGTCCGCGACCAACGCCGAGTCGCCAGGCTGATGGACAGAATCTTCGTCCGATATGCGTATGCAAGGGCCATACACCTGACGCTAACGGAGCGGGAAGAGTTGGAGATCGCCAATATTTCGAGGGGTCCGCAGTTGATCGAGTCCATTCGAAACGGCGTTACAATGCCAGCGACGCGAGCCCGATGGCGAGAGCGTCCAAGAGTGATTTTTCTAGCTCGTCTAGCGCCTCGTAAGCGCGCACCGGCTTTCGTAGAGATGGTAAGGATTCTTGCGCAGCGAGGACTCGACGCGGAGTTCGCGATCTACGGTCCCGACGAAGGGGATCTGCCGGAGGTCCGACGCATGATCGAGTCCCTGCCTAGCGGTCTCATCGATTATGTGGGGCCAGTTTCCCCACCGAATGTCGCAAGTGTCTACACGGACTCATCGATCTACGTCCTGCCCAGTGTGAATGAGCCGTTCCCGATGTCACTGCTTGAAGCCATGAGCCATGGACTGCCATCGGTAATCACCGACCAAACCGGCATCTCGGCTGAACTAGAAGGCAGTGCCGGTGTCGTCGTCACGGACGGAACGCCGGAGTCGATGGCGGAAGGCGTCCTCAAGCTTCTTGAAACTGAGCGCGTGTGGGCTGTTTGCTCCGACGCAGCTATCAACACGGTTCAGCAATATTTTTCCGTTGAGGCGGTGGCGGACACACTAGAGAATGTCTACCAGGCGGCCACGGACGGAGGAGTCTGGGGATGA
- a CDS encoding polysaccharide pyruvyl transferase family protein has protein sequence MRTVGLLDVSKYSENAGDHVITQAIRRELVEFGSDQWPSYSTHRHPSLGEVLQLRRADLLVAGGSNMLKSRMEINRQWLVTPDLAWSMRRKIVLCGVGWWQYQDDPNGYSRALLKRILDPSALHSVRDSYTEEKVRRLGFEVVNTGCPTMWSLAGSSASSVTSRPDTVVTTVTDYNRDPARDVSMLRSLARLYERVLFVGMAEQDLVYYRSDLQVEGVTEVGWGLDTLNSCLTPGVDYFGTRLHAGVRALQRGCSAAVLAIDNRAREISRDTGLQVVMPDGITDRAIAQAVVAGTAVGLRIPLQQIAMWREAFWRRLNA, from the coding sequence ATGCGAACAGTAGGTCTATTGGATGTCTCAAAGTATTCAGAGAACGCGGGTGACCATGTGATCACGCAGGCCATCCGGCGAGAGCTGGTTGAGTTCGGCAGTGATCAGTGGCCGTCTTATTCGACGCATCGGCATCCTTCACTGGGTGAAGTACTTCAGCTTCGAAGGGCGGACCTGTTGGTCGCTGGCGGATCGAACATGCTGAAGTCGCGCATGGAGATCAATCGCCAATGGCTCGTGACCCCGGATCTGGCTTGGTCGATGAGGCGCAAGATTGTTCTCTGCGGAGTTGGATGGTGGCAGTATCAAGATGACCCGAACGGCTATTCTCGAGCACTGTTGAAGAGGATCTTGGACCCCTCGGCTCTTCACTCCGTCCGTGACTCCTACACAGAGGAAAAGGTTCGGCGCTTGGGTTTCGAAGTCGTAAATACCGGATGTCCTACGATGTGGTCCTTGGCCGGCAGCAGTGCGTCATCTGTGACAAGTCGACCCGACACGGTTGTCACCACGGTGACTGATTACAACCGCGATCCCGCTCGGGACGTAAGCATGCTCAGAAGCCTTGCGCGTCTTTATGAGCGTGTCCTGTTCGTGGGAATGGCCGAGCAGGACTTGGTCTATTACCGGTCTGATCTTCAGGTCGAGGGGGTTACTGAAGTAGGTTGGGGTCTGGACACTCTGAACTCATGCCTGACCCCGGGCGTCGACTATTTCGGTACGCGCCTGCATGCTGGGGTGCGAGCGCTGCAAAGGGGATGTTCGGCCGCCGTCTTGGCGATTGACAACAGGGCTCGCGAAATATCTCGCGACACCGGTCTGCAGGTCGTCATGCCTGACGGGATCACGGACCGGGCCATCGCTCAGGCAGTCGTTGCTGGTACGGCAGTGGGACTCAGGATCCCCTTGCAGCAGATCGCGATGTGGCGCGAGGCCTTTTGGCGGAGGCTGAACGCGTAG
- a CDS encoding dihydrofolate reductase family protein, which translates to MRVLTGAAPNENITDADLAELYAPPAGRPWLRVGMVSTVDGSATGDDARTASINNAADHRVFSTLRGLADVIIVGAGTAKAEKYAPTDVPIVLVSRKAQVPEALQGAPAGSVYLATCSRSDGLPAAREILGDEHILELGSHRVDLPQLKATLAERGWMSQLCEGGPHLSRDMVFQGCVDEVAATTVPRLVAGAYPRTTEGAPINVPLELTMLLEDSGTLFGRWALGG; encoded by the coding sequence ATGCGAGTCCTGACCGGCGCAGCGCCGAATGAGAACATCACCGACGCCGACCTGGCTGAGCTCTACGCTCCGCCGGCCGGGCGACCCTGGCTGAGGGTCGGCATGGTCAGCACCGTGGACGGCTCCGCCACCGGCGACGACGCGCGCACCGCCTCGATCAATAACGCCGCCGACCACCGGGTCTTCTCGACCCTGCGCGGCCTGGCCGACGTGATCATCGTCGGAGCCGGCACCGCCAAGGCCGAGAAGTACGCGCCCACCGACGTACCCATCGTGCTGGTGTCGCGCAAGGCCCAGGTGCCCGAGGCGCTCCAGGGAGCGCCGGCCGGGTCGGTCTACCTCGCGACCTGCTCCCGCTCCGACGGGCTGCCGGCCGCACGGGAGATCCTGGGTGACGAGCACATCCTCGAGCTCGGCTCCCACCGGGTGGACCTGCCCCAGCTGAAGGCCACGCTCGCTGAGCGCGGCTGGATGTCTCAGCTCTGTGAAGGCGGGCCGCACCTGTCGCGCGACATGGTCTTCCAGGGATGCGTCGACGAGGTCGCTGCCACCACCGTGCCGCGGCTCGTGGCGGGGGCCTACCCGCGGACCACCGAGGGCGCGCCCATCAACGTGCCGTTGGAGCTCACCATGCTGCTGGAGGACTCCGGCACGCTGTTCGGGCGCTGGGCGCTAGGGGGCTGA
- the cysN gene encoding sulfate adenylyltransferase subunit CysN yields the protein MATDTPTAGEQAVENVTTNMDLLRFATAGSVDDGKSTLIGRLLLDSKSIFEDQLEAVEATSKGKGYDYTDLALLTDGLRSEREQGITIDVAYRYFATPNRKFIIADTPGHVQYTRNMVTGASTADLGLVLVDARQGLTEQSRRHAVILSLLRVPHLVLAINKMDLVDFDETIYEKIHDEFTQFATKLSIPDLEVIPISALQGDNVVNRSENMPWYSGPTLMHHLEHVHVASDRDLIDARFPVQYVVRPKSDEFHDYRGYAGQVAGGVLKPGDEVVVLPSGMTSTISKIELFDQEVPEAFPPMSVTISLADDVDVSRGDMIARIKNAPQPSQDIDAMVCWMTTAPLKPRQKLAIKHTTRTARALVKDIQYRLDVNTLHRDQETKELGVNEIGRVQLRTTLPLLCDSYSKNRATGSFILIDEASGVTVGAGMLL from the coding sequence ATGGCCACCGACACCCCCACCGCCGGCGAACAGGCCGTCGAGAACGTCACCACCAACATGGACCTGCTGCGCTTCGCGACCGCCGGCTCCGTCGACGACGGCAAGTCCACGCTCATTGGTCGTCTGCTGCTGGACTCCAAGTCCATCTTCGAGGACCAGCTCGAGGCCGTCGAGGCGACCTCGAAGGGCAAGGGCTACGACTACACCGACCTGGCTCTGCTCACCGACGGACTTCGCTCCGAGCGCGAGCAGGGCATCACCATCGACGTGGCCTACCGCTACTTCGCGACGCCGAATCGGAAGTTCATCATCGCCGACACCCCGGGCCACGTGCAGTACACCCGGAACATGGTGACAGGCGCCTCGACCGCTGACCTCGGACTGGTGCTGGTGGACGCCCGTCAGGGCCTGACCGAGCAGTCTCGCCGGCACGCAGTGATCCTCTCGCTGCTGCGCGTTCCCCACCTGGTGCTGGCCATCAACAAGATGGACCTAGTCGATTTCGACGAGACGATCTACGAGAAGATTCACGACGAGTTCACTCAGTTTGCGACCAAGCTGTCGATCCCCGACCTCGAGGTCATCCCGATCTCAGCACTCCAGGGCGACAACGTGGTCAACCGCAGCGAGAACATGCCGTGGTACTCCGGACCCACGCTGATGCACCACCTCGAGCACGTGCACGTCGCCTCGGACCGAGACCTGATCGACGCGCGGTTCCCCGTACAGTACGTCGTGCGTCCGAAGTCGGACGAGTTCCACGACTACCGTGGGTACGCGGGACAGGTTGCCGGCGGCGTGCTGAAGCCCGGCGACGAGGTGGTCGTCCTTCCGTCGGGCATGACGTCCACGATCTCCAAGATCGAGCTCTTCGACCAGGAGGTGCCGGAAGCGTTCCCGCCAATGAGCGTGACGATTAGCCTCGCCGACGATGTCGACGTCTCCCGGGGCGACATGATTGCGCGCATCAAGAACGCGCCGCAGCCCAGTCAGGACATCGACGCCATGGTCTGCTGGATGACGACCGCCCCTCTCAAGCCGCGCCAGAAACTGGCCATCAAGCACACGACGCGCACGGCGCGAGCGTTGGTCAAGGACATTCAGTATCGCTTGGACGTCAACACGCTCCACCGTGATCAGGAGACCAAGGAACTCGGGGTGAACGAGATCGGGCGGGTCCAGCTTCGGACCACATTGCCACTCCTATGCGATTCGTACAGCAAGAACCGCGCGACGGGCTCCTTCATTCTCATTGACGAGGCTAGCGGTGTCACTGTTGGCGCGGGCATGCTCCTGTGA